A single region of the Salvia miltiorrhiza cultivar Shanhuang (shh) chromosome 8, IMPLAD_Smil_shh, whole genome shotgun sequence genome encodes:
- the LOC130998795 gene encoding putative pentatricopeptide repeat-containing protein At1g12700, mitochondrial produces the protein MRSNHAAMFLGRIFSNSSSKFSTFAIASPHYQSFLLPIFHFDNASCQMRRHFSAYHRFDFESIREPNDAVALFRDMMRTKPLPSITVFTKLLSTVVKLKQYSAALHLFDEMLQRDAPVNHYTLSIAIDGCGRLKRPDFGFAILGIFFKRGFEPTVVTFNILVKGLLFVERIPKAAKLLGKLSAYQLCEPDEYMYRTIIHGLCKAGDLLQVIDLLCSLEKGKGSCKPNVYAYNIVIDGLCKDGKVNDALQLFATLDDI, from the coding sequence ATGAGGTCGAACCACGCCGCCATGTTTCTCGGTAGAATTTTCTCGAATTCTTCATCTAAATTCTCCACTTTTGCCATCGCCTCTCCACATTATCAATCATTTCTTCTACccatttttcattttgataaTGCCAGTTGCCAAATGAGGAGACACTTCTCCGCCTATCATAGATTCGATTTTGAATCTATACGTGAGCCCAATGATGCCGTCGCTCTATTTCGGGATATGATGAGAACAAAGCCGCTTCCTTCTATTACTGTTTTCACGAAATTGCTGAGTACTGTGGTGAAGCTGAAACAATACTCTGCTGCACTTCATCTGTTTGACGAAATGCTTCAAAGGGATGCTCCCGTAAATCACTACACGTTGAGTATTGCGATAGATGGCTGTGGCCGATTGAAGAGACCCGATTTTGGGTTTGCAATCTTAGGCATTTTTTTCAAGCGTGGGTTTGAGCCTACTGTGGTAACCTTCAACATTCTCGTGAAGGGCCTTCTGTTTGTTGAAAGGATCCCAAAGGCAGCTAAATTGTTGGGGAAGCTGTCGGCCTACCAACTCTGCGAGCCCGATGAGTATATGTATCGTACTATAATTCATGGGTTATGCAAAGCTGGAGATCTTCTACAGGTGATTGATTTGCTCTGCTCATtggaaaaaggaaaagggaGCTGCAAACCCAATGTCTATGCTTACAACATAGTCATTGATGGTCTATGCAAGGACGGAAAGGTGAATGATGCTCTCCAACTCTTCGCCACTTTGGATGACATATAA
- the LOC130998796 gene encoding pentatricopeptide repeat-containing protein At3g22470, mitochondrial-like, whose protein sequence is MDEAEDMLKKMITDVVCPDAVTCNVFVDAWCKDGKVEEAEHMLVSMKEIDVQPDIVTYNFLTGINSGIKANIISYNTLMNGYCKMGQVDEVSRLFTLIPAKRLNRDVISYNIMLEALFHEGKCEDGLKLFKEMEALQVSPDIWTYNVLLDGLCGAHRIAEAFSVLHTMEDKGIIPHIITHNILIEGLCNDNQVKEAKDLFDKLPSKGLQPDVITYNILIGTLCKEGQIKEAKYLFHVLLSTGATNFFFLR, encoded by the coding sequence ATGGACGAGGCTGAAGACATGTTAAAGAAGATGATAACTGATGTGGTCTGCCCAGATGCGGTGACGTGTAATGTCTTTGTGGATGCTTGGTGCAAAGATGGAAAGGTGGAAGAGGCTGAGCATATGTTGGTATCTATGAAGGAGATTGATGTTCAACCCGACATTGTCACTTATAATTTTCTAACTGGCATTAATTCTGGAATCAAGGCTAATATCATAAGCTACAATACCTTGATGAACGGGTATTGCAAAATGGGGCAAGTCGATGAAGTTTCACGTCTTTTTACCTTAATTCCCGCTAAAAGGTTAAACCGCGATGTGATTTCTTATAACATAATGCTAGAGGCCTTATTTCATGAAGGCAAATGTGAAGACGGCTTGAAGCTGTTTAAAGAGATGGAAGCTCTACAAGTGTCTCCGGATATATGGACTTATAATGTTTTGTTGGATGGTTTGTGCGGAGCTCATCGTATTGCTGAAGCATTTTCGGTATTGCACACCATGGAAGATAAAGGCATCATTCCACACATAATAACACACAATATTCTCATTGAGGGATTGTGCAATGACAACCAAGTCAAAGAAGCGAAAGATCTGTTCGACAAGCTTCCATCCAAAGGTTTGCAGCCTGATGTCATAACATATAATATCCTCATTGGTACACTTTGCAAAGAAGGGCAGATAAAGGAGGCTAAATATCTGTTCCACGTGCTCCTATCAACGGGtgcaacaaattttttttttctaaggtAG